One part of the Thermanaeromonas sp. C210 genome encodes these proteins:
- a CDS encoding 4Fe-4S dicluster domain-containing protein produces the protein MKLGMVVDLDRCIGCRTCMVVCKEHNAQPPGTWWNRVFTPGSPEHQVAAGKNGRIQMYFLPVSCQHCENPPCEKVCPVGATYTDERGLVLVDYRRCIGCRYCMAACPYGVRQFNWEDPREAKTRAGYSPGYSYGYPFDHYDKTGRLVYTPDRPRGITEKCTFCIQYVDQGENPICVQACPARARTFGDLEDPNSEISRLVRERPALRLREELGTSPKVYYLLPAGSRQ, from the coding sequence ATGAAACTGGGAATGGTGGTGGACCTCGACCGCTGCATCGGCTGCCGTACCTGTATGGTGGTCTGCAAAGAACATAATGCCCAGCCGCCGGGCACCTGGTGGAACCGGGTCTTCACCCCCGGCAGTCCCGAGCACCAGGTTGCGGCCGGGAAAAACGGGCGAATTCAGATGTACTTCTTGCCCGTCTCCTGCCAGCACTGCGAAAACCCTCCCTGCGAAAAGGTGTGCCCGGTAGGGGCCACCTACACCGACGAGCGGGGACTGGTACTCGTAGACTATCGGCGTTGTATAGGCTGCCGGTACTGTATGGCCGCCTGCCCCTACGGTGTCCGGCAGTTTAACTGGGAAGACCCCCGAGAAGCGAAGACCAGGGCAGGATACAGTCCCGGCTACAGTTACGGCTACCCCTTTGACCACTACGACAAAACCGGACGCCTGGTTTACACCCCCGACCGCCCCAGGGGCATCACAGAAAAATGTACCTTTTGTATCCAGTACGTGGATCAGGGGGAGAACCCCATCTGCGTCCAGGCCTGCCCGGCAAGGGCCCGTACCTTCGGAGACCTGGAGGACCCCAACTCGGAAATAAGCCGCCTGGTAAGGGAGCGACCCGCGTTGCGGCTCCGGGAAGAACTGGGCACTTCGCCCAAGGTCTACTACCTGCTGCCCGCCGGGTCGCGGCAATAG
- a CDS encoding molybdopterin-dependent oxidoreductase, with protein sequence MERGKFKLNRRQFLKASAAAAALVGSTGQYFIPQVRGENGGQRTVKYVRSVCSPNCTASCGIKAMVVDGQIKALFPTDDYPEPEYGPRGCLRGLSYINMIYGPERLKKPLIRTGERGKGEFKEVTWEEALDFAAGRLKEIAAKYGPESVCFSFQVGGTGHVQKGAWIALSTLAGWNLIHPYDKNGDLPMFWPQTFGVQSEELEPLEWLNSRYIAVFGSNLMVTRLMDSDLLIEARNRGAKLVVFDPNYSPTAAKADEWIQLKASSDAALALGMARVLQEEKLYDEAFIKTFTDLPLLVRLDNMNRLRAAEVRGLDRPADVPAYREAFVAYNGRPLVVHPEKMEMPPDVLLEGEIEVELKSGERVKAKPVFQLLKEHLQAYTPDYVEQETGVNGDTVVRLAREMATTRPLHVIYGASNYQWYHGDLKGRALALLPVLTGNIGRPGAGISTYAGQYKIRFDVKAWWFPRPPRWLPWLYILHGPTPGMKAPWPSQGVKALIFGWGNPFDQHNMAGRLRQMAEKGELEFIMGMDNQMTTSCLYSDVVLPVASWYEKVELTTTPLHPYMQLQQPAIAPLYESRSELWIAREIARRLNPEFEKHFFPGLDENAAAEKAIELLLETGGPPVAGITLEQLKQGPVRLKSEVPGDRQIPFYEQVHFKRPFPPRSRPAALEATAQFVKSGRIEFYKEEDTFKTLGETLPVHKPPFEESEYALNPAVKDKYTFVFLTRNSLYRVHANFSNNVWLNELQDNRPKIFLNPEDAAAKGIEQGDLVEAYNDRGRVRGYAVLDPGMARNIVIFEQGWWSRYLAGDSYNSLTYPFIKPTHEVYFVPGIWAPNTAWNEALCDVRKVGES encoded by the coding sequence ATGGAAAGAGGGAAGTTTAAGCTCAACCGGAGGCAGTTCTTAAAGGCTTCGGCCGCCGCGGCGGCCCTCGTAGGATCTACAGGTCAATACTTTATACCCCAGGTGCGGGGGGAGAATGGGGGGCAAAGGACCGTTAAATACGTGCGTTCCGTATGCTCCCCCAACTGCACCGCTTCCTGCGGGATTAAGGCCATGGTGGTGGATGGCCAGATAAAGGCCCTGTTTCCCACCGATGACTATCCCGAACCCGAATATGGCCCCCGCGGCTGCTTGAGGGGCCTCAGCTACATCAATATGATCTACGGTCCGGAACGCCTGAAAAAACCCTTGATCAGGACGGGCGAGCGGGGCAAGGGAGAGTTCAAAGAAGTCACCTGGGAGGAAGCCCTGGACTTCGCCGCGGGCCGTCTCAAAGAGATTGCGGCCAAGTACGGTCCCGAATCCGTCTGCTTCAGCTTCCAGGTGGGGGGCACCGGCCACGTCCAAAAGGGAGCCTGGATCGCCCTCTCCACCCTGGCCGGCTGGAATCTCATCCACCCCTACGACAAAAACGGGGACCTGCCCATGTTCTGGCCCCAAACCTTCGGCGTGCAGTCGGAGGAACTCGAACCCCTGGAGTGGCTTAACTCAAGGTATATAGCCGTCTTCGGGTCCAACCTCATGGTTACCCGCCTTATGGATTCCGATCTATTAATCGAAGCCCGCAACAGGGGCGCCAAGCTGGTCGTTTTCGACCCCAATTATTCTCCCACGGCGGCCAAGGCCGACGAATGGATCCAGTTGAAGGCCAGCAGCGACGCTGCCCTGGCCCTCGGCATGGCCCGGGTGCTCCAAGAGGAGAAGCTGTATGACGAAGCCTTCATCAAGACCTTCACCGACCTGCCCCTCCTGGTACGCCTGGATAACATGAACCGCCTCCGGGCCGCCGAGGTCAGGGGACTGGACAGACCGGCGGACGTCCCCGCCTACCGGGAGGCCTTCGTAGCCTACAACGGACGGCCGTTGGTAGTACATCCCGAAAAAATGGAAATGCCTCCCGATGTCCTCCTGGAGGGGGAAATCGAAGTGGAATTGAAGAGCGGGGAAAGGGTGAAGGCCAAGCCGGTCTTCCAGCTGCTAAAGGAACACCTGCAAGCTTACACCCCGGACTATGTGGAACAAGAAACCGGCGTTAACGGCGACACCGTCGTCCGCCTGGCCCGGGAAATGGCCACCACGCGGCCCCTGCACGTGATCTATGGAGCCAGCAACTACCAGTGGTACCACGGGGACTTAAAGGGCAGGGCCCTGGCTCTCTTGCCCGTACTCACCGGCAACATCGGCCGTCCCGGCGCAGGGATTTCCACCTACGCTGGCCAGTACAAGATCCGCTTTGACGTCAAGGCCTGGTGGTTCCCCCGGCCGCCCCGGTGGCTCCCCTGGCTTTACATCCTCCACGGCCCCACGCCCGGCATGAAGGCGCCGTGGCCGTCCCAGGGCGTCAAGGCCCTCATCTTCGGCTGGGGAAATCCCTTCGACCAGCACAACATGGCCGGCCGCCTGCGCCAGATGGCCGAGAAGGGCGAACTGGAGTTTATCATGGGGATGGACAACCAGATGACCACCAGCTGTCTATACAGCGACGTGGTCCTGCCGGTGGCTAGCTGGTATGAAAAGGTCGAGCTCACCACCACCCCCCTCCATCCCTATATGCAGCTCCAGCAGCCGGCCATTGCGCCCCTCTACGAGTCCAGGTCGGAGCTCTGGATCGCCCGGGAGATAGCCCGGAGGCTCAATCCCGAATTCGAAAAGCACTTCTTCCCCGGCTTGGACGAAAACGCCGCAGCCGAAAAGGCCATTGAGCTGCTCCTGGAAACGGGCGGTCCGCCGGTGGCCGGCATAACCCTGGAACAACTGAAGCAGGGTCCCGTCCGCCTTAAATCCGAAGTCCCGGGGGACCGGCAGATACCTTTCTATGAACAGGTCCACTTTAAGAGGCCTTTCCCGCCCCGGAGCCGTCCAGCGGCCCTGGAAGCCACGGCCCAGTTTGTTAAAAGCGGCAGGATAGAGTTTTACAAAGAAGAGGACACCTTTAAAACCCTGGGCGAAACCCTGCCGGTTCACAAACCGCCCTTTGAAGAGAGCGAGTACGCCCTGAATCCGGCGGTTAAGGATAAATACACCTTTGTTTTCCTTACCCGCAACTCCCTCTACCGCGTTCACGCCAATTTTTCCAACAACGTGTGGCTGAACGAACTCCAGGACAACCGGCCCAAGATCTTCCTGAACCCCGAAGACGCCGCGGCCAAGGGGATCGAACAAGGGGATCTCGTGGAAGCCTACAACGACCGGGGCAGGGTGAGAGGATACGCCGTTCTGGACCCCGGTATGGCCCGCAATATAGTAATCTTCGAGCAGGGCTGGTGGAGCCGTTATCTGGCCGGGGACTCCTATAACTCCCTGACCTATCCCTTCATTAAGCCCACCCACGAGGTCTACTTCGTACCGGGAATCTGGGCCCCCAACACCGCCTGGAACGAAGCCCTTTGCGATGTCCGAAAGGTGGGTGAATCCTAA